CGCCGGTGATGAAGTGCGCCAGAAACCGCCGCTCGAACGCGTCGAACGACTCGACGGGCACCTCGCCGCCCTCGGCGCGGAAGTCCCAGCGCATGCGCGCGAGGAGGAGGGCGTCGGCGGGGGCGGCCTTGCGGAATGTGGGGGGCATGGGGGTCCTCGGGGGGCGGGTCACGTACGCCCTCAAACCTGGCGTCGGGACGACGATAGCACGGGGCTTGGGTGCGCCGGACACCTGGGAGGGTCAAGGTCGATGGCCAACTGCGCGGGGCCGATGGTTGTCGGAGACCCTGGACCTAAGCGTTGACGGTAAGTCTCACGCCCAACGCCCGAAGCACCTTGAGCACGGTGTCATACCGCGGCTTCGCGCCGGGCGCGAGCGCCTTGTACAGGCTCGTTCAATCCTCACGTCATCCGCCATCGCCGAGGTTGCCGAGGCCAGCCATCTTGGGGATGAGAGACCGATGCCCGGCACGGTCAATTGCCCGCCGCCGAAGAGAAACATGGCTCATCGCCCGATTTCAACATTGAATCCCGACCACAATCAACATTGCTCTTCACCCAGAATCAACATTGAATCCCGACCACAATCAATGTTGCTCCCCACCCTCCCGAAACCGCACCCGCAGCACCACCCCCACGTCCACCGCCACAGCCGGCGCGCACATCGGCGCCACGCGCTCGCCATCGCCATGCACCATCATCTCACGATACCGCCGCCCATGCGGGTCGCGGTGGACCTCGAGGCGCCGCTCCGGCAGGCTGACGAGCCAGACCTCGGGCACGCCGTGGCGCGCGTACAGCGGCAGCTTGCGGCGGCGGTCGTGGGACAGCGAGGTGTTGGCGACCTCCACGGCCAGCAGGACGTCGGAGACGTTGGGCACTCGGAGGCAGTACTCGTTGGGCTCAGGGCGCAGGAGGGCGACATCGGGTCGGACCACCGAGTCATCGCCGAGGCGGACCGCGTTTTCAGTCCAGACGACGAATCGGTCCCCTTCCCGTGCCATGAATAGGCGGGTCAGGGCCATCTGACACGAAGCGTGGAGAGGTCCGGGCGTCGGAACCACGAAGATCTCGCCTTCGATCAACTCGGTGTGCTGATCGGGCGGAATGAAGCCGGTGTCGCACAGCGCCAAGTACTGGTCGGCAGTAAACCGCCAGCGGACTTGCCGGCGCGCACGCAGCGGCATGGAAGGAACTTGGACGGCCATCGGCTCCATCCTGATCGGGGCGTCTCGCGGGTACGTCGCACAAGCATAGCAGCGAGCATATCGGCCAAACAGCCGTGGCAACAGGTCGCGCGCGACAGGTCGGTGACAGCTTGGCGACATTGCCGCGCCACGTGCTCGCCGCGAGCCAAACAGAGGAGCCGCCCCCATCGGGACGGCTCCTCTCGATGCCCCTATTCAGTTGTCCCCATCGGCCGGGCCGATCGCATCGGCCCATCCAAACGCGCGCCGCCTCACGCCACCTTCGTCGCTCCGGTCCCGGTTCCGGCCCCAGCCCCAACCCCCTTGACCGGCATGTCCATCGGATCGTCCGGGTGCTCCCGGTCCCACCGCTCCTTCAGCGCCGCCATGTCCATCCCGATCGACTCGCGGCGCACGACGCCGCCGTGGAACGCGTCCACGTGGGACACCGCGGCGCGGAGCGACTTGTCGAGGCGGACGCTCGGGTACATCGAGCCGTCCAGGCGGATGTGCGGGCTGAAGATGCCGATGCCGGGCAGGCGGACGCGGACGCCAGCGCTCAGCTGCTCGGCCAGCTCGCGCGCCAGCTCCTGGAGAACCATCTGGGCGATCGGCTGGGTGACGAGCGTTCCGATGGAGAGCCGCGCGGCCAGCTCGTCGATCTCCATCGGTGGTGCGCCGGAGAGGCGCGGGCGGTAGGCGTTGATCGCCTTGATCCAGCTTGTCATGAACGTTCCTTCCTACCGGTGAGCGCTCGCGGGTCAAGTCGAAGGGTGCGAGCGCACGCCCAGCATAGGGGGCAACGTCGATCCCGCGACGTCGGGAAACCGCCGCGCGGCCGCCGCGCAACCGTTAATCCGTCGCCTGTACCCCTGCGCCGTGCCGTATGCCCTGCCCAACACCGCGTCCAGCGTGCTGCCGTCCGCCGACCTCACCCGAAGCCGCACTCACAGCAACTCGGCAACGTCCACTTCGATGTCAGGCGCACAAAGCGGAGCAGCCACATCGCCCGCCTTGAGAACGGTGATATCGCGATACCGGCGACCGTGCGGGTCGCGGTGCACCTCGAGGCGCTGCTCCGGCAGGCTGACGAGCCAGACCTCAGGCACACCGTGGCGGGCATACAACGGCAACTTTCGGCGGCGGTCGTTCGCCAGCGACGTGCTGGCAACCTCGACGGCCAGAAAGACGTCCGCAGCGTCGGGCACACGGCGGCGGTACTGGCGCAGTCCAGGCCGCAGGATGGCGACATCGGGTTGGACGATCGAGTCATCACCCAGTCGTACGGCATCCTCGACCCAAACGACGCCGCGATCGCCAAGGTGCAGGACGAATTGGTGGAAGAGGAACGTCTTCGACGAAGCGTGCAGCGGGCCTGGCGGTGGCACGACGTAGATCTCGCCTTCGATCAGCTCGGTGTTCTGATCGGACGGCAGGACGCCGGTAGCGTACAGGGCCACGTATTGCTCGGCGGTGAACCGCCACCGAACCTGTCTGCGGGAGCGCACGGGTGCATCAGCGGCTCGGACGGCCATCGGCTCCATCCTGAATCGGGGCGTCGCGGGATGTGTCGCACAAGCATAGCAGCCAGCGTAGCGGCTCAGCCGCCCGTCTGACAGGGTGCCGACGACACATCCGCGACAACTTGGTTACAGCGCCCTCGCGCCATCCCTGAGAGCGTCGCAGCCTACCGCCCCACCGCCAGGAACGCGCGATACGCCATCGCCGCCCCCGTCCCGCACCCCGCACATGCCCGCCCGAATCCGAGCGCCGCGAGCGACGGGTGCCCCGGCGCGCCGCCACCGTTGACCGCTACCCCCGCCGCCGGATCCCCCGCCGCCAGCCCGATGTACGTCGCCGCGTCGGACGTGTCGTTCTCCGAGATGTCGTTCACGAGCACGACGACCGGCCGATCGCTCGTCACGACCGCCGAGCCGTACGTGCCGGCCGGCATCGCGTTGAACGCGGCCGACGGGTAGAACGTGCGGCTGGCCCGCGCCGGGATCGCCACGCTGCACGGCGCGCCGCACGACGTCTGCGGCACGCCGGTGTCGCTTGCGAACGCCAGATCGACGCGCGCCGCTTCGTCTGAGACGTTCGTCACCTGGATTCCGGTCGTCAACCGCATGGCCGTGTGCCCGCGCCGCACGAGCGGCAGGACCACCCGCCGCGCCGCCTCGCGATTCGGCACGGCGCTGTAGGCCGCGCCCTGGATGGTCAGGTCCTTGGCGTCGAGCACGACGGCGGCGATCGGTGCGTCCGCCGTGATCCGGGCCGAGGCGACGCAGTTGTCCGGCAGCACGGCCGAGGTGCCCTGGTAGATCGTCGCCCCGCTCCCGCCCGCCACCGTCACCGGCGCCTCGTCGAACGACTGGCCGGCGCACGCGCCCGTGCTGCCATCGTAGTGCACGCGCACCGTCGTCGCCGCGGCGCCCGGGTTCACGACCGCGATGCCGGTGTCGTACAGTCCGACGGTCGTCGCCTGGCGCTTGCGGACGAGGGGCGCGTTGAGCTCAGTGGCCAGCAGCGTGTCGGGAATCCCCTCGAACGCGTAGACCGCCTTCTCGCTGGAGGCGACGTCGATGAACGACTGGACTGCGACGTCGGCCGCGCTGGTGATCCGCATCCAGCCGAGGAAGCCGTTCGGCGACGCATCGGCCAGCAGTCGGAAGTCGGCATCCCGCTCGAAGTCGATCGTGACCGCGGCACCGGGCGCGACGTGCAGGTCGGCCGTCGCGAACGCCGTCACGCCGCCCATCCCCCTCACCTCGACGTGGACCGAGTGCTCGGCGGCCGTATCCGTGTTCTGGATGGACACGAGCGACGTCTGGCCGTAGTAGTCCGCCACCACCAGCGGCAGCACGACGGTCTTCCCCGGCACGACGCTGGAGTAGATCCCGGCCGCGCGCGTCGTCTCCCAGTCCGTCCGGGCCAGTGCCGCGATCGGGCGGTCGGCGCTGACGACCATGGCGTACGCGCCGTTGGCCAGGCCGGGGACGAGCGGCAGGTAGACGTTGGCCGCGGTGCCCGGCAGGATGATCCGCGTGATCTCGATCGGCGCGCCGGTGCGGCCGTAGAACTGAATCTTGGCCGTCGCGACGTTCGTGAAGTCCAGGTTCTGGACCTGGATGCCGGTTGCGCCGGCACCCTGGATGGCGGCGGTGTGCGCAGCGGTGCGCACGGCCATGCGCGCCGCGCGGGCCGGCGGGACGGCCGGACCGGCGGCAACGGCGGCCAGCGCCACGGCGAGCGCGGCGGCAACGGCGCCGCGCCGGACGATGCGGGCGACCAGGCGTCGCGCCGATCGGAGGGTGGATCGTTTCATGGGTGTCTCCTTTGTGGTATCGTCGGCGGCATCCGGTCGTGCGGCGATGGCGGGCGCATCAGCGCCACCGCGACACGACGTGATCCTATCGACATTCGGCGCGCCAACAAGGCGACATGTCGCCCCGGACCAGCCGGTGACATCGCCTCCCACGCCTCGCCCCTCAGCAAGCCTCTCAGCAAGTCCCTCGAAAGGATGTCCGATGAAGCTCATCATCCGGATCGCCGCCACCGCCGTCGCCATCTGGGTGGCCGACCGCTACATCAACGGGATCGACGTCGCGCTGTCCGGCCAATCGCCGTGGCTCGTCTACGCGGTCCTGGCGCTCATCCTCGGCCTCGTCAACACGTTCATCAAGCCCATCATCACGCTGTTCACGCTGCCGATCACGTTCCTCACGCTCGGCTTGTTCCTGCTCGTGATCAACGCCGGCATGCTCCTGCTCGCCAGCAAGCTCGCCCAGTGGGCCGGCTACGGCTTCACGGTCGACGGGTTCATCCCGGCGGTGCTCGGTAGCGTGGTGATCAGCTTGGTCGGCGGGGTGTTGTACGGGCTGCTGAACGGGAGCGACAAGGGCAGCCGGCGGCGGTGACGCCGGTGCGGTGGGGTGGCCGCGCCGGCGTCACCGGCGCGGGCGCCACGTGCGGCGAAGCGCGCCCGAGGTCACCGGGAACGGACGAGGACCCGCGGACCATTGTGTGCGGTGCCCAGCCAGACGCTGCCGTCCGGGCCGAACGCGAAGTCCGTGATGTGGGTCGCCGCCAGCCCGTCGCCGCTGCGGAGCGCGCGCCATGACCCATCCGGCAGCCGGACGCGCAGCCCGTCCGGCAGATCGCCGACCCAGAGGCTGCCGTCCGGACCGACGGCCAACGCTCGGCTCGGGTCCTCGGTCTCGAGGTCGATGAACGGCGCAGCAAGCGAGGGGTCTTGCTCCGGCGTCGTCCAGGCGCCCGCCTTGTCGCGACGCGACAGTCCCGCCGCCGTCCGCACCCACAGCGCACCGTCACCCTCGACGGCCAGCGCGAAGGCGCTGCCGGCACCGGCGCCCGCCGGCAGCCCGATCCTCTGCCAACCTTGGCCCGGCGCGTAGCGCGCCAGTTCCTGCGTCGCGCCCCCGCCGCCGGCATCGTCATCACCGTAGAAGCCCACCCACACCGATCCGTCGCTCCCCGCCGCGATCGCAGAAGGGGTGTTCGCCGGCAGGCCATCGGCCGGACCGAAGCACCGGAAGAACGGGTCGTCGGCAGTCGTACAGACGATCTGGACCTGTGTGTACGGGGCCAGCCACCACACCGAGCCGTCTGCGTCGATCGCAAGCGCCGTGACGCGCCCGCGCGGGTCGTCCTCGGCGACGCTCATGCGCAGCGGCAGCGCACCCGATTTCATCCGTCCGACGACGCCGCCGCCGGTGGCCACCCACACGGCTCCGTCCGCGCCGATCGCGATGTCGTCGACGATCGAGAGATCGTACGTGTCGGACGGATCGAACGGCGCCAAGCTCCCGGCCGCCCGGCGCTCGACGATGCCGTCCCCGCCGCCCAGAAAGACGCCGGCCGGCGATGCCGCGACGACCGAGCCGCCGGCGTCGCCGATCGCGGCCGCCTGGAATCGGCTGTAGCGCCCGTCTGGCGTTCGCTCGTACAGCCCGACGTCAGTGGCCAGCCAAGCCGTTCCGTCGCCATCGAGCGCGATGTCGGTCAGCCCATAGATCGTGTAGACCTGAAGGCCTTCCGCCTGCCCTTCCACGCGCGCGCCGCCCGGCGCGTCTGCGTCCGGAACGGTCATGACCCCGTACTGCCAGCCGATCCACGGCTGTCCCTGCCCGTCCAGCGCCAGATAGGCCGCTTCGCCGTTGGGTTCCATGGCGACCGCGCCGAGTTCGACCGATACCCACTGGCCATCCTCCGTCAGGATGCTCATCTCCGGACGCCAGAGACTCCCGACGGGCTCGACCGATCCGTGCAGCGCCAGGACACGCCCATCCGGCCGGATGCCGACGTCCCAGACACGCGGCGTCGACTGCCGCCCGATGGTTTCCCATGACTGCCACTGCCCGTCGGCCCGGCGCACCTGGAGACCGTCGTACAGCGTGCCGATCCAGACGTCGCCGTTTGGCGCCGGGCGAATGCACCCCACCTTGTTGACCTTGTCGATGCCCCACGGCGGCTGCTCCCAGTCCCCGTCGGGTCCCAGCCGCGCGACGCCCATCACCGCCCCGAACCAAACGCCGCCTTGCGTGTCAACCGCCACCTTGATCAAAGCGTTGCCGACGCGTTCGGTCCGGATGTCGCCGTCGCCTTGGTCGACTGTGATCGGGAAGTCGGACGGCAGCGGCGGCCGCACCGTCGTCCAGACCCCATCCGGCGAGCGCCGCCCCGCCCCAAGATCGGTGGCGACCCACACCGTGCCGTCCGGCGCAAACGCGATGTCGTTCGCCGCATTGCTCGGCAGGCCGTCGGCGACGGTGAACTGCGCCAGCGCCTTTCCGCTGCCTGACCATCGGGTGACGCCGCCACTCACGCTCGTCGTCCAGACTTCGCCCGCCTTCGGGTCGACGGCCACGCTCGTCAGGTCATCGCTGTCGACGAACGCCTCGAGGCGATCGATCGCGAGCGTGGGAAGGTCGACCGCGTCGGTCGATGTGATCCCCGAGCCGGAACGATTGGCCGTCAGGGGCGATGTGCTGGGCGACGCGGAATCGGACGCGATCGACGTACCCGCAAGCTCGGTGGGCGTCGGCACGGGCGCACCTTCGAACGGCACGCCCGCGTTCCGACCGGCGCAGGCGAGCACGGACAGGGTGAACGCGGGCATGAACGCGAGCACGATCAGGCGGCGTTGCATCGGTTGAACTCTCCTCGATATCGAACACGGACGGCTTGTGGGTTGCGGCGTCCCTGCGACAGGGTGCCAGCGACGGACGGCGTCACGGCGACCGCATCTCTCAGCGGAAGCCCTTCAACGCGGCCAAGCTTACGCGGACGGCGTTGCTCAGGTGTTACGCGTCAGGCCGCCACGTGCTGCTCGCCACGTTCACGGCCCCCACTCGAACCCCCGCACCCCCCGCTCCGCCGTCCCGACCCACACCCGCCCATCCGGCGCGACGGCAATCTCGCTCACCGCGCCCAGCGTCGGACCGCCCACGACCTCGCCCCATCCGTTGTCCGACCGGCGCGCGCGCAACGGGTGCGACCGCGCACCGACCCACAGCGTGCCGTCGGGCCCGGCGGCCAACGCCGCGGCGTCGCGCGTCGCGCCGAAGCGCCAGTGCGGCTGGTCGGCATACGTCGTCCAGCGCCCGTCGGGCGCCAGGCGGGACAGCCCGCGGGCGCTCATGACCCAGAGCGCGCCGTCGGGCGTCTCGGCCAGCGCGTATACGGCATCGCGGATGAGCGGCTCGGGCGGCGCAACGCGCGTCCAGCCCGTTTCGGGGCGATGGTACGCCATGTTCCGCGCGCCGAAGGGCTGGTCGCGCCACGCCAGGCGCGTGTCGAAGCCGACCCACACCGACCCGTCGCGCCGCGGCAGGATCGCCGTCGGCTCGAGCGCCGGCAGGCCGTCGTCGAAGCCGTAGCGGATCCATGTGCCGTCCGCCAGGCGGCGGCTCACCCCGACGGCGCCCCGCCCGTCGGCCGCACGTCCGGCCTGGCCGGACGCGCACCACAGCGAGCCGTCGGCGCCGAACGCCAGCGCGTTCGTGTGCGGATCCACGAGGCCGTCGTTCACGCCGAACGTCGTCATCGCCCCGTCCGCCGTGCGCCGCACGACACCGCGCGGCGTGCCGAACCACAGCGTCCCGTCCGGTGCGGCGACGATCGCGTCGACGCGCGCGTCCGCGGGATCCAGCGGCGTCCCGTCGTCGGCGGCCACGACGTCGATGTGCGTCAGCTTGCCATCCGGCGCCAGCCGGTCGGCACCGAAGCGGGAGCCGAACCAGACACCGTCCGGTGCGAGCGCGAGCGCCGTGATGTGGTTGCTCGCGAGGCCGGGCGCCGAGCGGCGCGTGAGGGCGCCCGACGGACCGCGCACCGCGATCCCGCCCGATCCGCCCACCCACACGGCGCCGTCCGGTGTCGTCGCCAGCGCGCGCAGCTCGCGGAGCGGCGCCAGCGGTCCGCCGTCGACGGCCATCACCGACCAAGGCGCCGCCGCTCCAGCGGCCCCGCCGAGCATCAGCGCCCCCTCGGCGGCGATCACCGGCGCGCCCGCGGCGTCAAAGGCAAGGCGCCGCAGCGGGCCGGGACGGGACACGTCGCGCAGCCGCGCATCGAGATCGCCCAGCGGCACCGTCCGCCACGTCGAATCGACCGCCGCCGGGTCGATCGCGTCGACCACGACCGGCGGGCCGAGCGCATCGAGCACCCAGACGTCCCCGCCGGGGGCCGCCGCGATGTCGACGGGCCGCTGGACTTGAAGCTCGTCGCGGAACATCTCGAACCGGCGGCGCTGGCCGTTCGCCCGCACCTGATGGAGCGGTGCCGCATGATCGAAGGGCGAGCTGAGCCAGACATCCCCATTCAACATGGGCACGATCCGGTCGATCGCATTCTGGAATCCGAGCATGTGCGACCATCGGCCGTCCGGCGACAACTTGGCCACGCCGTCGTCGAGGCCGATCAGGACGTCGCCACCCGCCGCGACGGCAACGGACCGCGGCGTCGCCGGTTCGGTGCGGCCGCCGTCGACGGGGGTCGGCAGCGGCGGCGGCTGCACGGCCGTCCACGTGCCGTCCGCCGCGCGTTTGGCCGCGCCCCGATCCGTGACCGCCCAGACATCGCCGTTTGGGCCGACGGCCACATCGTCCGCCGCCAGCCAGAGGTCGTCGACGTCCGTCGTCACCGTCGCCGTCACGCCGCCGGACGCCCAGCGCACGACGCCGCCGTACGTCGCGGCCCAGACGT
Above is a window of Candidatus Avedoeria danica DNA encoding:
- a CDS encoding Uma2 family endonuclease, which codes for MAVQVPSMPLRARRQVRWRFTADQYLALCDTGFIPPDQHTELIEGEIFVVPTPGPLHASCQMALTRLFMAREGDRFVVWTENAVRLGDDSVVRPDVALLRPEPNEYCLRVPNVSDVLLAVEVANTSLSHDRRRKLPLYARHGVPEVWLVSLPERRLEVHRDPHGRRYREMMVHGDGERVAPMCAPAVAVDVGVVLRVRFREGGEQH
- a CDS encoding Uma2 family endonuclease gives rise to the protein MALYATGVLPSDQNTELIEGEIYVVPPPGPLHASSKTFLFHQFVLHLGDRGVVWVEDAVRLGDDSIVQPDVAILRPGLRQYRRRVPDAADVFLAVEVASTSLANDRRRKLPLYARHGVPEVWLVSLPEQRLEVHRDPHGRRYRDITVLKAGDVAAPLCAPDIEVDVAELL
- a CDS encoding phage holin family protein, producing MKLIIRIAATAVAIWVADRYINGIDVALSGQSPWLVYAVLALILGLVNTFIKPIITLFTLPITFLTLGLFLLVINAGMLLLASKLAQWAGYGFTVDGFIPAVLGSVVISLVGGVLYGLLNGSDKGSRRR